Proteins encoded by one window of Azospirillum brasilense:
- a CDS encoding patatin-like phospholipase family protein has product MLAVSGLKIGLALGSGAARGWAHIGVLRALEEIGVEPDVICGTSIGAVVGAAYLTDQLDELQAWAQSMGWLGMLGIIDLTFRRGGLLAADRTFDRFRNHRTEVTIDQLRKPFAAVATDLSTGREIWLREGPMLSAVQASAAMPGLFPAVRRDDHWLVDGALVNPVPVSLCRALGADVVIAVNLNSELSPLSRPSGRGAAKLRKAAEAKPAQMQASQMQQARMQETQPVPEVAMAPAGDATSPVFSTLTSQIASWMGRRPAARTRFLADQLTRAPASDVPPNVMDVMAGSIDIMQDRITRSRLAGEPPDVLIAPRLAHIGILEFDRAEEVVEIGYGAASILKPALELALRRA; this is encoded by the coding sequence GTGCTGGCGGTGAGCGGACTGAAGATCGGACTGGCCCTGGGCAGCGGGGCGGCGCGCGGCTGGGCGCACATCGGCGTCCTGCGCGCGCTGGAGGAGATCGGGGTCGAGCCCGACGTGATCTGCGGAACCTCCATCGGCGCCGTCGTCGGCGCGGCCTACCTGACGGACCAGCTCGACGAGTTGCAGGCCTGGGCGCAGAGCATGGGCTGGCTCGGCATGCTGGGCATCATCGACCTGACCTTCCGCCGCGGCGGGCTGCTGGCCGCCGACCGCACCTTCGACCGCTTCCGCAACCATCGCACCGAAGTCACCATCGATCAGCTGCGCAAGCCCTTCGCCGCGGTCGCCACCGACCTCAGCACCGGGCGGGAGATCTGGCTGCGCGAGGGGCCGATGCTCAGCGCCGTGCAGGCCTCGGCCGCCATGCCCGGCCTGTTCCCGGCGGTGCGGCGCGACGACCATTGGCTGGTGGACGGCGCGCTGGTCAACCCGGTGCCGGTGTCGCTCTGCCGCGCGCTGGGCGCGGATGTGGTGATCGCGGTCAACCTGAACAGCGAATTGTCGCCGCTGAGCCGCCCATCGGGTCGCGGCGCCGCCAAGCTGCGCAAGGCGGCGGAGGCCAAGCCGGCCCAGATGCAGGCGTCCCAGATGCAGCAGGCCCGGATGCAGGAGACCCAGCCCGTGCCGGAGGTGGCGATGGCCCCGGCGGGGGACGCAACCTCGCCGGTCTTCTCCACCCTGACGTCGCAGATCGCCTCCTGGATGGGGCGGCGGCCGGCGGCGCGCACGCGCTTCCTCGCCGACCAGCTGACGCGCGCGCCGGCCTCCGACGTCCCGCCCAACGTGATGGACGTGATGGCCGGGTCCATCGACATCATGCAGGACCGCATCACCCGCTCCCGCCTCGCCGGCGAGCCGCCGGACGTGCTGATCGCCCCCCGCCTCGCCCACATCGGCATCCTGGAGTTCGACCGCGCGGAGGAGGTGGTGGAGATCGGCTACGGCGCCGCCTCGATCCTCAAGCCGGCGCTGGAGCTGGCCCTGCGCCGGGCGTAA
- a CDS encoding SAM-dependent methyltransferase, with protein MSDTSDTSSARPAPAYTPLGQTIYLAPEGFVQDLVAELGDVAAVEDRLVFADGPARPAAWAQNIWHDPVRIEFASIKEGARALRSIQRNWALWTLRHHRRASLIQENLPHVSAKPVVFPSPLPTAPLGSWTLLDETTIVAAARCSSPYRHGEVAFVENRTVPPNRAYLKLWEALTLFGEQPGPGDRCIDLGACPGGWSWVLHELGASVVSVDKAPLDPAIAALPRIEFRQESAFGLKPQDVGPVDWLCCDVICYPTRLLRLVNQWMESGLAKRFICTLKFQAETDHETARAFAAIPGGRVLHLHHNKHELTWMWPAAPV; from the coding sequence ATGAGCGACACATCCGACACTTCGTCCGCCCGTCCGGCCCCGGCGTACACCCCCCTGGGCCAGACCATCTATCTGGCGCCCGAAGGCTTCGTGCAGGATCTCGTGGCCGAGCTGGGCGACGTGGCGGCGGTGGAGGACCGGCTGGTCTTCGCCGACGGACCGGCGCGTCCGGCCGCCTGGGCGCAGAACATCTGGCACGACCCGGTGCGGATCGAATTCGCCTCGATCAAGGAGGGCGCACGGGCTCTGCGCTCCATCCAGCGCAACTGGGCGCTCTGGACGCTGCGCCACCACCGGCGGGCCAGCCTGATCCAGGAGAACCTGCCGCATGTCTCGGCCAAGCCGGTGGTCTTCCCGTCGCCGCTGCCGACGGCGCCGCTGGGCTCCTGGACGCTGCTGGACGAGACCACCATCGTCGCGGCGGCGCGCTGTTCCAGCCCCTACCGCCACGGCGAGGTCGCCTTCGTCGAGAACCGGACGGTGCCGCCCAACCGCGCCTATCTGAAGCTGTGGGAAGCGCTGACCCTGTTCGGCGAGCAGCCGGGGCCGGGCGACCGCTGCATCGACCTCGGCGCCTGCCCCGGCGGCTGGAGCTGGGTGCTGCATGAGTTGGGCGCCAGCGTGGTCAGCGTCGACAAGGCGCCGCTCGATCCGGCCATCGCCGCCCTCCCGCGCATCGAGTTCCGCCAGGAGAGCGCCTTCGGTCTGAAGCCGCAGGACGTCGGGCCGGTGGATTGGCTGTGCTGCGACGTGATCTGCTACCCCACGCGCCTGCTGCGTCTGGTGAACCAGTGGATGGAGAGCGGGCTGGCCAAGCGCTTCATCTGCACGCTGAAGTTCCAGGCCGAGACCGACCACGAGACGGCCCGCGCCTTTGCCGCGATCCCCGGCGGGCGGGTGCTGCACCTCCACCACAACAAGCACGAACTGACCTGGATGTGGCCGGCGGCTCCCGTCTGA
- a CDS encoding alpha/beta hydrolase family protein, whose translation MLRTGWLLIGGVTVLWAGAAAAEVGMRALAFTDPADGGTARAVVWYPTDAPETPVRRGPFTFQVAEGAPVAEGRHALVILSHGSGGSAFGHADTAMALARRGYVVAAVHHRGNAFDDDRDAGTERMWRKRPAQLSAALDHVLADPDLAGRVDGDRIGALGFSAGGYTVLVAAGGVAELGRIADHCRTPPAGERFCHLGNEETQARVATRDPRIRAAVLTAPVGVPFSKDGLAGVTIPIRLYRAERDEQIAATQVEGVRDRLPTPPEYEVVRDAGHFSFLMPVPAAIAAEVGPPAQDPPGFDRAAFHERLNTEIADFFDRALAIGRQGR comes from the coding sequence GTGCTGCGAACGGGGTGGCTGTTGATCGGCGGGGTCACGGTCCTTTGGGCTGGTGCGGCGGCGGCGGAGGTGGGCATGCGCGCGCTGGCCTTCACCGATCCGGCGGATGGCGGCACCGCACGCGCGGTGGTCTGGTATCCCACGGACGCGCCGGAAACGCCGGTGCGGCGCGGCCCCTTCACGTTCCAGGTGGCGGAGGGCGCGCCGGTGGCCGAGGGGCGCCACGCGCTGGTGATCCTGTCCCACGGGTCCGGGGGAAGCGCCTTCGGCCACGCGGACACCGCCATGGCGCTGGCCCGGCGGGGCTATGTGGTCGCGGCGGTCCATCACCGCGGCAACGCCTTCGACGACGACCGGGACGCCGGTACGGAACGGATGTGGCGGAAGCGCCCGGCCCAGCTTTCCGCAGCGCTCGATCACGTTCTGGCGGACCCGGATCTGGCCGGCCGGGTCGACGGCGACCGCATCGGCGCGCTTGGCTTCTCGGCCGGCGGTTACACGGTTCTGGTGGCCGCCGGCGGCGTGGCGGAGCTGGGGCGCATCGCCGACCATTGCCGGACCCCGCCGGCCGGCGAGCGCTTCTGCCATCTCGGGAACGAGGAGACGCAGGCCCGCGTCGCGACCCGCGACCCGCGCATCCGTGCCGCCGTCCTGACGGCGCCGGTCGGCGTCCCTTTTTCCAAGGATGGCCTCGCCGGGGTGACGATCCCCATCCGCCTCTACCGGGCGGAGCGGGACGAGCAGATCGCCGCCACCCAGGTCGAAGGGGTGCGCGACCGTCTGCCGACGCCGCCCGAGTATGAGGTGGTGCGCGATGCCGGTCACTTTTCCTTCCTGATGCCGGTGCCGGCCGCCATCGCGGCGGAGGTCGGGCCACCCGCTCAGGACCCGCCGGGCTTCGACCGTGCGGCCTTTCATGAGCGGCTCAACACGGAGATCGCCGATTTCTTCGACCGCGCTCTTGCAATCGGGCGTCAGGGGCGCTAG